From Helicoverpa armigera isolate CAAS_96S chromosome 19, ASM3070526v1, whole genome shotgun sequence, one genomic window encodes:
- the LOC110376334 gene encoding uncharacterized protein LOC110376334 isoform X1, translating into MTRSAFTVAILVLVVAPAGRRAAQGIAKTRVLHRTKGPLEPPGSRIFPRQAQHEEAAPYVGDSYLSLRDKLLYSVNNGESTEEQQGYTYNSYYAPSRVNFHDIYSNRLSMLAEDPMTTTARDDETFHLQNIPTKYVEFHPKTQTVPPITSPSPMFLLNSSFIKNQTEPQHISKISSTTSTTTEEPEEASVKVIPIKVNYQRGVLDLLFPAARVRTFKSVFDTFRRLMSHTFR; encoded by the exons ATGACCCGGAGTGCCTTTACTGTAGCCATACTGGTACTG GTCGTCGCCCCAGCAGGACGGAGAGCGGCCCAAGGTATTGCAAAAACACGGGTCCTACACAGGACCAAGGGCCCACTTGAACCTCCAGGGTCCCGTATATTTCCGCGGCAGGCCCAGCACGAAGAAGCAGCCCCTTATGTTGGTGACTCATATCTTTCTCTTCGGGATAAACTGTtatat TCCGTGAACAATGGCGAGTCAACTGAGGAACAGCAAGGGTACACCTACAACAGCTACTACGCTCCTTCCAGGGTGAACTTCCACGATATCTACAGCAACAGACTGTCGATGCTCGCCGAGGATCCCATGACCACAACCGCTAGGGACGACGAAACATTTCACTTACAAAACATACCTACGAAATACGTGGAGTTCCATCCGAAAACGCAAACAGTCCCCCCTATAACGTCACCATCGCCCATGTTTCTGCTGAATTCTTCGTTTATTAAAAATCAGACTGAACCTCAGCATATTTCCAAAATTTCAAGTACTACTTCTACAACTACTGAGGAACCTGAAGAAGCGAGTGTTAAAGTTATTCCAATAAAAGTCAATTATCAAAGAGGAGTATTAGATCTTCTCTTTCCAGCTGCCAGAGTTCGGACCTTCAAATCAGTGTTTGATACGTTCAGGAGACTCATGTCACACACTTTCCGATAG
- the LOC110376334 gene encoding uncharacterized protein LOC110376334 isoform X2: MTRSAFTVAILVLVVAPAGRRAAQGIAKTRVLHRTKGPLEPPGSRIFPRQAQHEEAAPYSVNNGESTEEQQGYTYNSYYAPSRVNFHDIYSNRLSMLAEDPMTTTARDDETFHLQNIPTKYVEFHPKTQTVPPITSPSPMFLLNSSFIKNQTEPQHISKISSTTSTTTEEPEEASVKVIPIKVNYQRGVLDLLFPAARVRTFKSVFDTFRRLMSHTFR; this comes from the exons ATGACCCGGAGTGCCTTTACTGTAGCCATACTGGTACTG GTCGTCGCCCCAGCAGGACGGAGAGCGGCCCAAGGTATTGCAAAAACACGGGTCCTACACAGGACCAAGGGCCCACTTGAACCTCCAGGGTCCCGTATATTTCCGCGGCAGGCCCAGCACGAAGAAGCAGCCCCTTAT TCCGTGAACAATGGCGAGTCAACTGAGGAACAGCAAGGGTACACCTACAACAGCTACTACGCTCCTTCCAGGGTGAACTTCCACGATATCTACAGCAACAGACTGTCGATGCTCGCCGAGGATCCCATGACCACAACCGCTAGGGACGACGAAACATTTCACTTACAAAACATACCTACGAAATACGTGGAGTTCCATCCGAAAACGCAAACAGTCCCCCCTATAACGTCACCATCGCCCATGTTTCTGCTGAATTCTTCGTTTATTAAAAATCAGACTGAACCTCAGCATATTTCCAAAATTTCAAGTACTACTTCTACAACTACTGAGGAACCTGAAGAAGCGAGTGTTAAAGTTATTCCAATAAAAGTCAATTATCAAAGAGGAGTATTAGATCTTCTCTTTCCAGCTGCCAGAGTTCGGACCTTCAAATCAGTGTTTGATACGTTCAGGAGACTCATGTCACACACTTTCCGATAG